The Pseudanabaena galeata CCNP1313 genome includes a region encoding these proteins:
- a CDS encoding hybrid sensor histidine kinase/response regulator, producing MYSTETEIHDQAYQFFKQEAPEFLQTIETGLLSLREDRSTANIHSIMRAAHSIKGGSASLNFEGIKTIAHQLEDVFRSLYRFEGEIDADVEGLLLQAYDCLRIPLMDQLQSGHYESAAAIATAEPIFEVLKLYLGDTDEDVELPTAAELGVDIVQIVFEGDVQQGILRLQNVLANPEGVPVTGEIRAQVEVFSGIGELLNLSGFKAIAQVTLDALEHNPDNPILVGKVAIANFEAARAEVLAGDRAQGGQPSQELIALTKPHNQTDHDLVSQAMIKMATLSEESPFEEEFDNADDWFLSLEKELDEIKFPVPQSDSQKEANNKIQINIQSETQNETQNKTQEDVISDIFVDNFLEVTPEVTLETSLNLLADRTEFTELDDDISSINSDLLKAKIEPNGFDDFDKVDLDQLDIDLDQNFDIFPISQSHLDEEVSNINEALEKNNFNDFDTASDISELSDFFRPQEPSLTELATPSPLPLSESPQNSKSLIAKNYASKETASIPTTATPYIAETIRVDLPRLDRLNNFSSELVTQENASILQNQQLQSKIERIQKQFKSFDQLSKNLQTWLDKAQRSQVRTQELTVDSARLNAIPTNFSTSASLLADFDPLQMDSYGHLHSFIQEALEDIAQMDEGMRDMKVLMQQTQQTQRRKQQILKQLRYDLLWSRMLPLGDILSSLPRMVREMSNKYNKQVSLKLFGTGTLVDKSVLEKLYDPFVHLVRNAFDHGTESTQKRLDLGKPLIATIEIRAYYRGNQTYIEIKDDGQGINPAHIKAKAIATGLLELEKADQITNEELYQLLFEPSFSTVEAVSELSGRGMGLSTVQEQVRSLKGSIEIKSEIGQGTTFTIKLPLTLSIAKLLIFSIQERLLAIAIDTLLGIIPIEANEVQIIQGSRFYRFEDRLIPLYSTDLFAEGYPLPKQSQDIFNTESFTEENQITLLLFSDGDQIMALPIDRVLNEQELAIKPFGKAIAPPSYLYGCTVLGNGTLVPVIDTSALLSIQQSSSTTVGGYLSTNNAISTPPLLEAKPKFIQRKTLLIVDDSLTARQSLYLTLEKFGYQVLQAGDGREAIEQLARTSEIQAVLCDVEMPNMNGFEFLAACRKDPRYQNIPIVMLTSRSGAKHRGVAQMLGASGYLTKPYLEQELSKTIQSLLV from the coding sequence AGGGTTGCTCTCTCTACGTGAAGACAGAAGTACTGCGAATATTCACTCGATTATGCGTGCTGCTCACTCCATTAAGGGAGGCTCAGCAAGCCTTAACTTTGAAGGCATTAAAACCATCGCCCATCAATTAGAAGATGTCTTCCGATCGCTATATCGTTTTGAAGGCGAGATTGATGCGGATGTGGAAGGCTTGTTGTTACAGGCTTACGACTGTTTGCGGATACCATTAATGGATCAACTGCAATCAGGACATTACGAATCGGCAGCAGCTATCGCGACCGCCGAGCCTATATTTGAAGTGCTGAAGCTCTATTTGGGTGATACGGATGAAGATGTTGAATTGCCTACAGCCGCCGAGCTAGGTGTTGATATAGTGCAGATCGTGTTTGAAGGCGATGTGCAGCAGGGGATTTTAAGATTGCAAAATGTGCTTGCTAATCCCGAAGGTGTGCCTGTGACAGGGGAAATTCGAGCGCAAGTAGAAGTATTTAGCGGTATTGGCGAACTGTTAAATTTATCTGGATTTAAAGCGATCGCCCAAGTGACATTAGATGCTCTCGAACATAATCCTGATAATCCCATTTTGGTAGGGAAAGTGGCGATCGCTAACTTTGAAGCTGCCCGTGCCGAGGTTTTGGCAGGTGATCGCGCTCAAGGAGGGCAACCTAGTCAAGAGTTAATTGCTCTGACAAAACCCCACAATCAAACCGATCACGATCTAGTAAGTCAGGCAATGATAAAGATGGCAACTTTATCTGAAGAATCTCCTTTTGAGGAGGAGTTTGACAATGCTGACGATTGGTTCCTATCTTTAGAAAAAGAACTAGATGAAATTAAATTTCCAGTTCCTCAGTCAGATTCACAAAAGGAAGCTAACAACAAAATACAAATAAATATTCAAAGCGAAACTCAAAATGAAACTCAAAATAAAACTCAAGAAGATGTAATCTCAGATATTTTTGTCGATAATTTTCTAGAAGTAACTCCAGAAGTAACCCTAGAAACAAGCTTAAACTTACTGGCTGATAGGACGGAATTTACCGAGCTTGATGATGATATCTCCTCAATCAACTCAGACCTATTAAAAGCAAAAATAGAACCCAACGGATTTGATGATTTTGATAAGGTAGATCTAGATCAACTAGATATAGATCTAGACCAAAATTTTGATATTTTTCCCATTTCTCAATCACATCTAGACGAAGAAGTATCTAATATCAATGAGGCTTTAGAAAAAAATAACTTTAATGATTTTGATACCGCATCAGATATATCTGAATTATCTGATTTCTTTAGACCTCAAGAGCCTTCATTAACAGAATTAGCCACTCCCTCTCCCCTGCCATTGTCTGAGTCTCCACAAAATTCCAAATCACTAATAGCCAAAAATTACGCTTCCAAAGAGACTGCCTCTATTCCAACAACTGCCACTCCTTATATAGCCGAAACCATCCGAGTCGATTTGCCTAGATTAGATCGATTGAATAACTTCTCTAGTGAATTAGTGACACAAGAGAATGCTTCGATCCTGCAAAATCAGCAGCTTCAATCTAAAATTGAACGCATTCAAAAGCAGTTCAAAAGTTTCGATCAACTTTCAAAAAATCTGCAAACTTGGCTAGATAAAGCGCAGCGATCGCAAGTTAGAACCCAAGAGCTAACTGTAGATTCTGCTCGTCTTAATGCTATTCCCACCAACTTTTCGACTTCAGCTAGTCTATTAGCAGATTTCGATCCATTACAAATGGATTCCTATGGGCATCTGCATAGCTTTATCCAAGAAGCGCTTGAAGATATCGCGCAGATGGATGAAGGAATGCGCGATATGAAGGTTTTAATGCAACAGACACAACAAACTCAACGACGCAAACAGCAAATCCTGAAACAGCTACGGTATGACCTATTGTGGTCAAGGATGTTGCCCTTAGGTGACATCCTCAGCAGCTTACCGCGCATGGTGCGGGAGATGTCCAATAAGTATAATAAACAGGTCAGCCTGAAACTATTCGGCACAGGTACATTAGTTGATAAATCCGTATTGGAAAAGCTTTATGATCCCTTTGTGCATTTAGTCCGCAATGCCTTCGATCATGGTACAGAGTCTACTCAAAAGCGTCTAGATCTCGGTAAGCCTTTGATTGCAACCATTGAAATTCGTGCTTACTATCGTGGCAATCAAACCTATATCGAAATCAAGGATGATGGTCAGGGCATTAATCCCGCCCATATCAAAGCAAAGGCGATCGCGACTGGTTTATTGGAATTAGAAAAAGCGGATCAGATTACCAATGAAGAACTCTATCAGCTTTTGTTTGAGCCTAGCTTTTCGACAGTAGAAGCCGTTTCGGAATTGTCAGGTCGAGGCATGGGGCTGTCAACTGTCCAAGAGCAAGTTCGCAGTCTCAAAGGATCAATTGAAATCAAGTCAGAAATAGGACAAGGTACGACTTTTACAATTAAACTGCCGCTCACTTTGAGTATTGCCAAACTACTGATCTTCAGCATTCAAGAGCGGTTATTAGCGATCGCCATCGATACCTTGCTGGGAATTATCCCCATTGAGGCTAATGAAGTGCAAATCATCCAAGGCAGTAGGTTTTACCGTTTTGAAGATCGGTTAATCCCTCTATATTCCACCGACCTATTTGCAGAGGGCTATCCATTACCCAAACAGTCCCAAGACATATTCAATACCGAATCATTCACTGAAGAAAATCAAATCACCTTGTTACTATTTTCCGATGGGGATCAAATTATGGCGCTGCCTATAGATCGCGTACTCAACGAGCAGGAATTAGCAATTAAGCCTTTTGGCAAAGCGATCGCACCACCATCCTATCTTTATGGTTGTACGGTATTGGGTAATGGTACGCTTGTGCCTGTAATTGATACTTCAGCATTGTTGTCGATCCAACAATCATCTAGTACTACGGTTGGAGGTTATCTATCTACAAATAACGCTATTTCTACTCCGCCTTTACTGGAAGCTAAACCGAAGTTTATCCAAAGAAAAACACTTCTGATTGTGGATGATTCACTCACCGCTCGCCAATCACTGTACTTGACATTAGAAAAGTTTGGTTATCAGGTACTCCAAGCAGGGGATGGACGTGAGGCGATCGAGCAACTTGCGAGAACCTCTGAAATTCAAGCTGTATTGTGTGATGTGGAAATGCCTAATATGAATGGATTTGAATTCTTAGCAGCTTGTCGTAAAGATCCTCGCTATCAAAATATCCCCATTGTGATGCTCACTTCTCGCAGTGGCGCTAAACATCGCGG